The Arachis ipaensis cultivar K30076 chromosome B05, Araip1.1, whole genome shotgun sequence nucleotide sequence CCAATTTGAGATTTTAGACCAGCTGCTAATTACCATGATTGATACTTGGGTTTATTCAAAGTATGACTTGAGATTATTAAAGGGAGTTTCTCAGCAACCACCTCAGCCACCGACTTAGCAACAATTTCCTTAGTATGTAGTATCTCAACCATTTCCTTATTACCGCCCACAGCCACCACAACAACTACAGTACAACCACCACAGCTATCACAGCTATCACAGCCACCACCACAAACATTAAACAAGAGCGCGAACTACAGTCCTCTATACTTAGAGTTCTCCCCAATCCCATCGCAAATGCCTTTTGTTGGGGATGATCATATCCAGCAATGGGTTAACACCAGTGTGGGTAGTTTTTCGAATTGGACCATATTTGAGCCATAATAGGGGTTGTCTCAACTACATCGGGTGTCGGTCGATGTGGCCTCTCGTCGAAGGGAGACTACTTCTAACCACACTTCAAGTCATATGTCGGTTGATTCCCGAGGGAGTGGTAGCATCGCTTCTCATATTTTATTCGATACAGCTTGTGTTGATCTACCACTAACTAGGCCGAACAATCCTGACTTGAACGTGGTACAACAAGGGGTTGTGACGAGTACAACCTTGGTGCATCTACTTTGGGAGAGGCAGTTGGGTTGGGTACGCCCGAGAGAGGGACAGGTGGGTTGACTATGACCAATGTCAGTGTTTTAGGTCAGGATCATCTATATAACCTACGGATGGAGAGAAATCTACCATATAAGTTTATTCCATCGGGGTTTGATAAGGGGTTAATGAGCAAGGGGATGAAGTGGATGTTCGGAAAAAAGTAAGCGGGTGTTCATAAAAAAGTTGTGTAAGTTTATTATATTAGATTTTTGTGTaagtttatttgtatttttaagttaatttttgTAAGTTTATTgtatcatattttaattttttgtataaGTTTATtgtattagattttttattaataatagaaGTACTTTGCTCATTAAAAGTTGTGTTTTGTCATATTTAGTTGTATTCAGCTGTAAAATTAACAGAAACTTTCAACTATACTAATTCAAAAAGTTAACAGATAAATTTAAATacattaatttataaaattaacttTAAAATACAAATACAACGACCAACAAAGACCTATGAACCACCACTGCTACCAACCCCACTCGGTCCAACATACTGAAGACATCGACTACGGCAATGACCCTGTTTACCGCAGAGATGGCATATTCGAGGACCTTTGGGTTGACCTTTCGACGTTCGCCTCAAGGTAGGATTAGCAACCAACGTCGGTTCCGAGTAACCAGGCCATGTCTCAGGATCGCCTACTGGGACAAACTCCACTCTGTAGACCTTGCGAATCTCTGACATCTTGTATACATCATTAACATACACCTGCCAATCGAGTCGCTGGTTAACATAACAAGCAATAACGTGGCAACAAGGTAGTCGTTTCACCTGAAAGTGCCCACAGTCACACACCCGCCGCGCAAGATCAACAACTAACACTTTTCCACTAGGCATTTCGCGCATCGTGAACACCTCATTTCTTCCATCAAACCGATGCACAACTAAATTTTTTGCACGTTGCATATTTTCTTCTATGTGTTGAGTGGCAAATTCAGAGTAGGTAAATCCAGCACGCTTGTGCTCGTGAGCCTCAGCACTCTTTTGCGTAAAGAGCTGGTCCAAGCGATAATATGTTGCTCAGACAAGGGCCAACACAGGAACATTTCGGACACCTTCCAACAATGAATTTAGGCACTCGACTAGGTTTGTCGTCATGTGACCCCATCGATGTCCCTCGTCAAATGCCAATACCCACTGGTGAAGTTCGAGATTGTCACACCATCGGGCATATCCCTCACTTCGCTCTTGCAACTTCTTGTAGTTGATGTTGTACTCGTCCACTGTTCTTGAATAACCTGTAAATCACACCGTACATTGTCATATTAGGCACTACCAACCATCATAAATAGAAATAACAGTAGCGTCAAATACCTATATTGACAACAAGCTTCTGCAAGTACGGGTCCTTGAATGCCCTTAAGAAGTTGCAACTGATGTGTCTAATGCAAAACATCCACCATGCTCTTGGAGGTTTCCAATCACCGTTGTTACGATTTATTGCTGCCCGTATTGACTCATGTCGATCAGAGATTATTCCCACACCGACTTTTCTAACAACATGCCTTCTTAAATTACTGAGAAAAAAGTACCACGTATCAGCGGTCAACCCTTCCACGATGGCAAAAGCAATCGGCACAATGTTTTGGTTCCCATCTTGTGCAACTGCAACCAAAAAGGCACCTTTATATTTTCCGTAAAGGTGTGTGCCATCAACTTGAACTAAAGGCTTGCAATGCCGGAACGCTTTATAGCATGAATTGAAACTCCAGAATACCCGCTGAAGTATCCTGACACCGTCCGCCTCTTCACTCCCGTTACATAAGGGTCGTGTTTCTATTTGGACAGTTGAGCCAGACATCTTCTGAACCATTGCTAAGAACCACCACGACAAAGCTTCATAAGATAATTTCCAACCACCAAAAACTCTGGCTATCgacttctgctttgccaaccaagcctttcgGTAACTAATGGTATAGTTGAACCTTGATTGGACTTCTGCAATTATAGATTTCACCTTCATGGATGGGTCGGTTTCAACCAATGGCCTTATAGCCTCAGCAACCATGTCTGAGTCTAACTTGGAATGATCTTGTGAAACTGTTCCTATGGTGCACGTGTGCCTCCCGTTGTATCTCCGTATCTCCCAACAACCTTTCTTCTGTATCAAGCTGGTTCGGATAAGCCAATCGCACCCATGGCCATACAtcttgcattttgcataaaatGTATGTGGCTCGGACTTATAAACAGTGTAATCGACTCCTCTAGAAATAGTATAGCTCCTAATTGCCTCGACAATCGACTTTCTAGAACTGTACTCCATTCCGATCCTAAATTCTCCTTCCTCAGAATCAACAACACCTATagaaaaaatagattgtcacTCATTGATCtatccaaaatataaattaagGAAAATGTATTACTCATTCATCACATACCTATGTTTGCATATTCAGGAAATTTCGGTACATGTATGGTGTCAAGATCCAAGCTACGCATAAAAGGTAAAACGTCCATCGGTTGACTGACTGCAGGTGAAACCACCACATTTTTTATTATTGCCTCACCTCTCATATCACCATTCTCATCCTTCTCACCAGCTTCGTAGGTAGCTTCAAAGTCCTTTTCGCTATCACTGTTCATTCCTTCGTACACTTCAGCTCTATCATCTTTCATATCTGAATCATTTTGAATCTCACCAGCATCTATATTTTCATactcaacatacaactcaatCTTTGTCTGTTGCACCTGAGTCTGTCGGTGAATAAGGAACATACGCTGCATATTTGCATCATCAATGATCGACATAGTATCAAACTATATTAAGCTACCAAATATAATAACGGGATTCCGATATAGAATATTGCTCACTCTCTTTAAGATATCACTCTCTATATTTTGACAGAGGCTGTACTGTAACTCTGCGAACGTCATGGTGTACGGAACCACAAGCAAAAACGAATTTTCACACTCAAAACTCACCCCCTCTTGAGTATTTCGTATAATTTTACCGTTGTGATACACCACTATCTTTGCGGTACCCTCCATCACACCACCAACACACAAACAACTTTCTTCTTCGCAATTAAGTAAAATGGAAATGAGCGTCGCCTTATATAGACAGAACACCCAACATGCCCCTGCGTGTTGCCTTAGATGTTGCCATGTGACTAACACGTGTCTCGCGTGCTAACCAAACACGTCCCCTATGTGTTCATTCTGCTCTACCTGCAACATCTATCCATCTGAAATGATACCAAATAATTCTATTTCTAGTAAAAATACCAacatttttttcatataaaaaaaattaaccccTAAAAAATTGTTttgtattaaaagaaattaaaaattgtattaatttaaaataaaaaattaaaaatacaaattaaaaagaaatgACCATAGAGTTGTCATCTCAACTCAACCGAAAAAGATAGGGTAAGTGACAGGAAAATTacagaataaatgaccatttgtactcaTAAAAGATAACAACGCTGACATATGTACCCACACTAAATTGAAATTAAACTTGTACCCATGCAAGATGTTCTTCGTGTCACAAAAGTATCATGTCTTTAGAGGGTTGGAGTGCCATGTAGAGTACTTTTGTCACATAGAAGGCATCTTGCGTGGATACAAATTTAGTTTTGATGTAATGTGAgtacatatgtcagcgttttcatcttttatgcGTACAAATGGttatttatttcaaatttaaaatgatatgtcagcatttttatcttttatgcgtacaaatggtcatttattccaaatttaaaataaagaaaatccagttccactttttttttttccttttggtcaTACACTCACAAACACTAAAGGTTCCATTACTATTCAGCCATAACTGAGATTCAAACCTGGGATGTGGCTTCTATGAGGCCAACATATTGGCCATTGGTGCAATACTGCAATGCCTCTGCCACCCCGTTCCActcttctaatctgtgttttctccCGGATCAAGTGATTTTTCCCGATTTGCATACAGATCCGTGCAAGTTATCCCGATTCTGCTCTAACATCGGTGGGTATTAAACAAAGTTATATATTAAACAAAGTTGGATTAATTTGTTTCAGAataaatacttttttattttatttcaaaataattttctacCAGTGGTGATTTTTCCCGATTTGCATACAGATCCGTGCAAGTTATCCCGATTCTGCTCTAAAATCGGTGGGTATTAAACAAAGTTGGATTAATTTGTTTCAGAATAaatacttttttatttaatttcaaaaaaattttctaccAGTGGCCCTCCTAAGAATGAGATACTATACCTTGACAAAATCTCACAATCAAATCTCACACTATGTATTTTGTACAATCTCACAATTGTAGTACTCTTCGTGATCTAACCCTACTTTCTATTTTTCGTTCGAGCAtccattgtttttatttttttcttcatgCTTTTATGGATAACTCAACTCAAAAATAAAGAATACATAAATACAGAAGATTCAAACAAAATAAAGCCtgacaaaaaatatttaaataaataaagaccgaaaaaaaaacaagtaaataaagacaaaaaaaaataaatatggcaaaataaataaataaagaagacaGTGCTGTTTGAACCAACCGTGATGATATATACTCAGGCGTCACCGAAGAAATTCCTCATCGTATTCGCCGCTGCTTCTTTCTCTCTTCGCTCTCTCTCTCTGACAATTACAGATTTAGATATATGAACTATGAAGAAGTTCTCCTCCCAGCTAGTGCATtctataatatataaaatttctATCAAAACCCTAAAAGCCCCCGCACCTGCAAAACACAAACTGCGAGAAACCTAAAAGCGACCGTACCTGCAACACGCACCCTGCGTGTTGCGAAAATGATAACGTCCGCGTCAGCCATTCACCAATCTGATTCATTTTTTGGGCATTTACTAGTTACAATAATTTTCTTATTGAAAATTTTCAGACTACAATCTTGTCCTTTATTATTTACACAATTACGCGTTTGTATATGGTAACGAATAACGATACTCAcactatattttaattttaattttaaattttaaacagcAGAATCAGCACGACTTAGACGTTTCTTCCTGTATCTCCATGCAACTTGAATACGAATTGCAGCTAAGGATCTCCAATAAGGTGATTCATACCTACAATAGCAACACTGTTACCGAATGAATCATGGATTTGAATTCCTAAATTGAAGCTTGATACAAATTTAATGGAGAAAAGAGAAGTGACCTTAGGGCTCCTTGAACACGCGGACTCCGCAAGAATCTTGTGAAAAGGATTGTGACTTCTTCAAGATCTGCGGCGCGGAGCGAAAATGACTCTACATTTGTTAAGCACCTCACTGTTCTGTTGCTAAGCAACCTTTGTCCAGGAAGCCTTACTTTTCTACCATCTGCATGGAAAATCATattgatacaacattcataaGTCAAAGTACCTAGATGAAATCTGAGCTTGTTTGGATGGCTGTTAAAAAGAATGTTAATGAATTTTTAGTAGATTTGATAAATTTTtactactaaaaataaaaatattttaaaaataaaaaatttgaaaactacaaactacaacaaatttaaaaagattcttttactaaaaaaataatatttttatNNNNNNNNNNNNNNNNNNNNNNNNNNNNNNNNNNNNNNNNNNNttcatagataaaaaaaaatattttttcatgataTATTTACTcttactttttcaaaagataattttaaattatcaattaaaaaaaattcttatctTAGAAACAAACCCTTTGTATTCATATACATTAATCCATGAATTTACTAGAAAAGTTGTTGATTATTGCAATTCCTAATGAAATCTACTCTTTAATAAGCATGGTTTTTTCAGGTTTGCTAATATACCTGTGCTGACAGAAGAATGTTCTAAATACCATGTTAGAAGTTCTTCGCCACAGGCATCCCCTTCGGATAACGGAAGTCTTATTCCATCTTCTCCGACACTCTCGAGCTTTCCTCGCACCACGAATACCATCTTATCTACCAGACAACCCATACTCAATATAATACTTCCTTTTATGTATGTCCTTTGTCTTAATCTCTCACAAATGGCATCTAGGATAGGTTCATCCATCAAAGCAAAAATTCGAACCTGCAAATGTTGGGCACAAATTCCATTAAGAATGAAAGCAAAGTCTTCATCAAAGGCCACTTTTAGTATGATTTGACAATAATTTGGCTGTTTATACAACTCGTGTTTAAACTTGTATTCAATTCTATCATGATAACTTGTTATAAGCATGATACCAGTGCATACTTTCTTAATAAATTTGAAGAGATGACGCCTTATGTCTCTCTGTAGATCTTCTGGTAAATTTTCCATAAGCATTTCTTCGTTAACTCCCCTTGTTGCAGCCCAAGAATAACGTTCAGCCTGTCGTACTCTCCTACAATGTAGATGTACTATCTGAGTTATACATTATGTGAGTAAAAAGTTTCATGCAACACCAAACCTAAACAAAAATGACAAATAGAGGACATTCTATTTTCTTAATATTGACTTATTAAGTTCAGGTCTATCACTAACTTCTCTTATGTGTATATTTCTATATCACAACCATTTTTAGCGCTAATAACTTAATTCAAAACGATGCCAAATAACACGATCTCAACAATTATTTCACATCCATTGCAGGATTATGTGCACTTTTAAGGTACATAGTGATAAAACATATTCATACTTATTTCTTTTGGTGACTATAAATCAGATTTACTAGTTGCACATACAGGAACATAAACATATTTGCAGGCAGATAGAAGTAGATGCAAGGAGAAACTTCAAGTTATAATTTGCATCTCTTTAAAATCTGAAATAAGTCATCATGTCACTTGTCATTAAATGTGCATGTAAACTACAGAAAATGAGGAATTTATACCTTCTTAGATTTTCTGGTAAGCGTCGATGGCTCATCCATTGCTCCACGTCACGTCCCCTGAGTTGCATTTCTAGCCTCCTAAAAAATGGATGGAAGAAATAGATTTCAACCATATTGCAAAAGATAATATATTAGAATAAGGCTGTCAAAGTTTAATTACAACCAACTTTCAGCATTAGGTAAGTTCTACCTCCGCCCAAGAGCTTGAAGAAAATTCTGTATGTTACCAATGAGAATAGCAAAAAGCAAGAGTCCAGATCCTATAATGGCCATAGTGAAAAGGACTTCCCACACAAAAGTGCTAGGGACTAGATTACCAGCCAAAGTACTGATTTGCTGCACAAATATCATCATAGGGTATCATTGTTACTCTTACATACATCAAAATCATTTATGTATCTTCACTTGGCAAGTAGTCTAAAAGTTATGTTAGATTAACATAATATTAATTAGATTTTAGTTTTGATATATTATACATCTATACTTCAATTTATATTGTTCAGGCAGTCAATGGATTATACATTCCTTTTGTGAAATTAACTAAAATCATTTTCACAACTTCACAACAGaggaagaaaaaaggaaaaagaaaaaagtaataGCTCACCTGGAATCCCCAAAACAAAGAATAGATGTATTTGTTGATCACATTAGTTTCTGTAGTAAGAGGTACAACATTTTGATATATCCCATAAGAAAAACCACCATTAGATGGGGGATTCAAGCAAGCAACAGCATCAGTATTGTTGTTCCACTGATTTGATGTTTGGTCAAGCTGAAAGATTCCATCATGACCATGCCCACAATCAATGAATACCATGCATCCGGGGATCTTAGAATTGTGGCAGGCATCTCGCAAACATTGGTTAACCCTCTCGAAGAAAGAAAACAGTAGAAAAGGAAAAAGTTAGCAAATAAAACATCAATTATACTTCAATTCTAGTTTAGCCATCTATTAAATTATTGAAGGAAACATAATAACTGTGATAGTCTGAATTTCACTACCAGTATTGCAGTGCTAATTAGAAGGATCAGATTTATGAGGACATGATACTTACATAACCCAAAACAAATAATCAGAATTATTTAATACAATTGTTCAATAGGATATGATGTGAAGGACTTATCCATCAAGGCATCAAGAATCAACAAGTATAAAGCATTATTGGGATAAGCAAATTCAGGTGAAAATTCTAGTTCTTGAGCCTAAATCTCATTACATATGATAATATAACTGGCATTGTGACATTAAAGtgtgtcttcaagttgatcatacATTActtttatgctttttttttttctctttcactCTTATCATAGTTTGAGGTTAGGCATTCAGTTGGTAGCTTCTAATACTGAAACCTATAATAACAAGAGCTTGCCACCTCTTGAACAGAGGGCGACAAATCACAGCgtatcatatttttttatatatttaaaggAAAACAAGCTTCGAATGCTGTTTTCACTCACCTGCAGACCAAAGAGGTACCAGCAAGAGCCAACAACATGTCCAGATAGCATAAAAATTAGAAGGTTTATTATAAAATTTGCCCAGGCTGACTCAAATATAAATCCTGATGGAGACTGGCCAATTAGCATAGGCAGAAATCTAAACAATCTGGGGATGTACTGCACAAGGATCGCTGCACGCAGAAGATTCTTAGCATAATTTGCTCCCCCAAGGGATTTTGGCAAGACAAACAATATCATTATCTGCACATATTTCACTATATatgtcatggaaaggagtatggtTACAAAATGGCTAAATTTCAAATAAGTTGAAATACAAAATTCCAATAAAGTCAAACTAATCAATGACAATCTCAATATAATGGAAGCACCAACGaactttgtgttttccttttttTATCAAAGATGTATGGCAACTAAAATCCTAACTGTGCAAGAACATACATTATATATTAGAAAAATATACATTTTTGGATCTCATTgccttcataaaaaataaaaaatagagtctGAAAGTATTCATGGTGAAAGGGAGATGGGAAGACATCATGAAAAAATGggtatttgaaaattgaaaaaacaTGACAAGCAAAGAAAGGGAGATGGGAAGACATCTACCTGAGGAAGAGGAAATACAACAAATAAGTCAAGAAAAAAATAACCCCGAAGGTAATGAAGTGCGATTTCCTTCGGATGGTCCTCTAAATCTCCAGTACCAACCACCCTTGACTCAGGAGAAACATAAGCCAATTTGAACTGCAAAGTGGCAATTTGGTTGCATATGTAAGCCTTTAATAACAGAAAGTTGGAAACTAGACGAGAAAACTTAACATCCATGcttagaattcataacataatgCATAGTTATTTTTCTTCTCTATTCCCCTTAACAAGGTTATTTACTGTATGTCATATTAACTTCAGTAAATAACAAATATCCTTTAACAACGGGGAAAAAAGATAAAAACATCAATACTCTGAAGTCTAAGGTTTGTGGATTGGAACAGAAAAAACATCTATGATTCAAAGATATATGGAACAATTTCAGATGAATTGAGGCTAAGATTGTGTTGAGTGACTCAACAAGATATCAGAAAATCCTCCACTTGTATTATCAATGCAGTAATGTTCCACAACCATATATTGATTTGTATAAATTAGAAGGAGTGCAAAGGAACCTTTTTAAAATGGTAGTTATAGAGAACATACCTGGAGAAGAATGTTAAAGAAATATACCAAATCATTCAAGCTTCGAACAATAACAAGTGTTGTTGTCATTGACCAGTCGATAACAACACAATTATGATCCTACAACCAGTGAAAAGAAAAAAGGTGCAGAGTAACCTTAGGCATAGTATCAAGGAAAAATAAGAGACTGCAGCTTCCAAGATGTTGCAATTAAATATTATCAGAAACAATCATACCTCTCGTGCATaaaatacaaagaaaaataaTGGATCCACAAAAATAGCAACCAAGCAAAAAATGGCCAAAATCTTGTTCCATTGTTGTATGACTTTAGTGTGAGGATTTATAACTCCAGGAATGTACGAACGACAAAGGGAATAAAACTTTGTTGCAAATCCCTTGGCGTCCCCATAGAGAGCATTG carries:
- the LOC110262457 gene encoding uncharacterized protein LOC110262457 → MSIIDDANMQRMFLIHRQTQVQQTKIELYVEYENIDAGEIQNDSDMKDDRAEVYEGMNSDSEKDFEATYEAGEKDENGDMRGEAIIKNVVVSPAVSQPMDVLPFMRSLDLDTIHVPKFPEYANIGVVDSEEGEFRIGMEYSSRKSIVEAIRSYTISRGVDYTVYKSEPHTFYAKCKMYGHGCDWLIRTSLIQKKGCWEIRRYNGRHTCTIGTVSQDHSKC
- the LOC107641069 gene encoding uncharacterized protein LOC107641069; the protein is MVAEAIRPLVETDPSMKVKSIIAEVQSRFNYTISYRKAWLAKQKSIARVFGGWKLSYEALSWWFLAMVQKMSGSTVQIETRPLCNGSEEADGVRILQRVFWSFNSCYKAFRHCKPLVQVDGTHLYGKYKGAFLVAVAQDGNQNIVPIAFAIVEGLTADTWYFFLSNLRRHVVRKVGVGIISDRHESIRAAINRNNGDWKPPRAWWMFCIRHISCNFLRAFKDPYLQKLVVNIGYSRTVDEYNINYKKLQERSEGYARWCDNLELHQWVLAFDEGHRWGHMTTNLVECLNSLLEGVRNVPVLALV
- the LOC107644067 gene encoding probable cyclic nucleotide-gated ion channel 20, chloroplastic isoform X1 gives rise to the protein MASLKNDELPMLSRKESKDEEQYDETLNSKLQRFLSRTQSSIAIPMSTLESYDSETSLVGHTGPLKSERKTPFPQMSGPLYAAGTGSHLQQRMVGTGRKEDERKTEKFDAFRGTGSNNWHNNHDKENQHLMRSGQLGMCNDPYCTTCPTYFKSSQHKNSKSSTIFDPKFHNALYGDAKGFATKFYSLCRSYIPGVINPHTKVIQQWNKILAIFCLVAIFVDPLFFFVFYAREDHNCVVIDWSMTTTLVIVRSLNDLVYFFNILLQFKLAYVSPESRVVGTGDLEDHPKEIALHYLRGYFFLDLFVVFPLPQIMILFVLPKSLGGANYAKNLLRAAILVQYIPRLFRFLPMLIGQSPSGFIFESAWANFIINLLIFMLSGHVVGSCWYLFGLQRVNQCLRDACHNSKIPGCMVFIDCGHGHDGIFQLDQTSNQWNNNTDAVACLNPPSNGGFSYGIYQNVVPLTTETNVINKYIYSLFWGFQQISTLAGNLVPSTFVWEVLFTMAIIGSGLLLFAILIGNIQNFLQALGRRRLEMQLRGRDVEQWMSHRRLPENLRRRVRQAERYSWAATRGVNEEMLMENLPEDLQRDIRRHLFKFIKKVRIFALMDEPILDAICERLRQRTYIKGSIILSMGCLVDKMVFVVRGKLESVGEDGIRLPLSEGDACGEELLTWYLEHSSVSTDGRKVRLPGQRLLSNRTVRCLTNVESFSLRAADLEEVTILFTRFLRSPRVQGALRYESPYWRSLAAIRIQVAWRYRKKRLSRADSAV
- the LOC107644067 gene encoding probable cyclic nucleotide-gated ion channel 20, chloroplastic isoform X2 — its product is MASLKNDELPMLSRKESKDEEQYDETLNSKLQRFLSRTQSSIAIPMSTLESYDSETSLVGHTGPLKSERKTPFPQMSGPLYAAGTGSHLQQRMVGTGRKEDERKTEKFDAFRGTGSNNWHNNHDKENQHLMRSGQLGMCNDPYCTTCPTYFKSSQHKNSKSSTIFDPKFHNALYGDAKGFATKFYSLCRSYIPGVINPHTKVIQQWNKILAIFCLVAIFVDPLFFFVFYAREDHNCVVIDWSMTTTLVIVRSLNDLVYFFNILLQFKLAYVSPESRVVGTGDLEDHPKEIALHYLRGYFFLDLFVVFPLPQIMILFVLPKSLGGANYAKNLLRAAILVQYIPRLFRFLPMLIGQSPSGFIFESAWANFIINLLIFMLSGHVVGSCWYLFGLQRVNQCLRDACHNSKIPGCMVFIDCGHGHDGIFQLDQTSNQWNNNTDAVACLNPPSNGGFSYGIYQNVVPLTTETNVINKYIYSLFWGFQQISTLAGNLVPSTFVWEVLFTMAIIGSGLLLFAILIGNIQNFLQALGRRRLEMQLRGRDVEQWMSHRRLPENLRRRVRQAERYSWAATRGVNEEMLMENLPEDLQRDIRRHLFKFIKKVRIFALMDEPILDAICERLRQRTYIKGSIILSMGCLVDKMVFVVRGKLESVGEDGIRLPLSEGDACGEELLTWYLEHSSVSTDGRKVRLPGQRLLSNRTVRCLTNVESFSLRAADLEEVTILFTRFLRSPRVQGALSVAIVGMNHLIGDP